The Candidatus Zixiibacteriota bacterium genome contains the following window.
ACGTGAGCGGAGTGGTGATTATTTCCTGCCCGGGCCTGACGCCAGCGGCTTTGAGCGCAATGATAAGACCGGCGGTAGCCGAATTAACTGCTGCGGCGTATCTTACGCCGGATCGCCGGGCAATCGCATTCTCGAATCTCAGAACGGCGGGTCCGGTGCTTATCCAGCCGGAGGCGAGTGTCCGGTTCAGTTCTCGCACAGTCGCGCCGTCGAGCGCCAGGTCAAACAGTGGGATTTTTTTTCGTTTCATCGATCAATCGTTCGTAAAGTCCGGCCATGGCGTCAAGTGATTTTTCCCAGTCGTACTGTTGTTTGACGTGCTCGTACGCCGTTCGCCCAAATCGGTCCATGAGTCCGTGATCGCAAGCAAGCCTGGTAATCGCTTCCGCCAGTTGGGTCACATTGCCGGGTGAAACCAACAGACCGGTGTAACCATCTCGCACAACTTCCGGTACTCCCCCTATCCGTGATGCGATCACCGCTCGGCCGCATGCCCCGGCCTCAAGAGCAGCCACACCAAACGACTCCGATTCTGAGACTGAAGGCATGACCATGAAGTGATGTCGCGTGATGAATTCGTAGACTTTCTCAGGCGGGATGAAACCCGTGAACCGAATGTGCTCGCCGAGGCCGCAGGTCTGGGCCAACTTCTTTAGGTCATCAGTCATTTCTCCCTGACCGGCGAGCGACAGGGAGACATTGGGGACCGACCTTGCCGAGATTGCCAGCGCCCGGATAAGAAGATCGGGTCCGTATTTGGCCCGGTGCGCTTTGAGAAAGCAGATGCCTATGGTATCGCCTGCGGGGAGCGGACTACAGATCGGCGGGATAGCAACGCCAAACGGGATTACTGAGAGTTTGTTTTTCGTGACCGGAGCGAGGGTCGAACAAATGTCGGCCAGGAAATGACTGGTGGCGGTGACCCAGATGGCGTGCGAAAGTACTCTCCGGACGAGGCCACGCATGATGGGAGGAGCGGCGGATTCCATGATGTCAGCCCCCCAGACCGAGACCAATGTCGGATGAAACCGGGTGACCAGCCCCCAAAGACCAAAGCCACCGGCATAGTGGACATGAACCAGATCCGGCTTGAAAGCTGTGGCGGCCCTTGCTGCCTGTAAGGCGTGAAGCGGATAGCGCCACTTGCCGCCATAGGGGAAGTTTTTGTTGTCGATACCAGCGAGCGGCTTTCCACCGAGCGACACAAGTTTGATCTCGAAGCCGCGTTGTTTCAAGCCTTGCACCCATCGTTGCACATGCACCGACTGGGCCCAGCCAAAAATGACCACTCGCCTGCCCGCCATCTGCCTAAGCACCGTTGGATACTGGTTTGTCTGGACTTGATGCGCCTGCCGCAAAGAACTTCCGCAGCTCGCCGTCAAAGCCCGAAAACCATGCCAGTAGACTAAAGATAACCCCCAGGCACGCCGCTGAAACGACAACGCGTGACAACGCCTGGCTCCAGGCGACACTGTTGATAATCCGTCCGATTGCGGGGTTGAGGAAATACATGGTTACTGTGCAGATAAGGCCGATCACCACGAGTCGCGCGATGGACGAGACCAGTCTCAGGGATGCGCTCGTCCGGGCGAGGCGCATCACCAGCCACAACAACGCTGCTGACAGAGTGACTTGAGAGACCGAGGTCGCCATCGAAATACCGGGGTAACCAAACCAGTCGGACAGGAATGATGTGGTTATGAATTTCAGAACCAGAGCGCCGAGTGTCAATCCGAGTACCTGTTTCACCCATCCTTGCGCGTAACACGCTCGTATGGACGTTGAAATGGCAAACAACGCCACGATGGCAGGAACGTACGGTCGCAGGACTGCCGCGGTCATTTCGGTCGAACGGGTGTCGAACTGGCCCCGGCGAAAAATGAGCTGAATGATGTCTGAAGCATTGGTAAAGAAAAGCACCGCCAGTGGAACAGCTACCAGCAGCCCGCCGATAATAGCTTTGTGAAACAGGTATGAGAATTTCTGTTCATCGTTATCGGCTGAATGTTCCGCGAACAGTGGGAACAGTACCGACGCGATACTGAAGCCGACGATGGCATCCGGGAGCTGCACCAGTACCTGACTGTAGTTCAAAGCTGCGATAATGCCATCGCCAAATCGCGGCGCGAAGTAGCGGTCGATGAGGAAATAGGACCTGTTCAACAGCTCGGTCAGTATCAACAGCCCGGCTACCGCGCCCAGAGGCCGAATGTCGTTGCCGGAAAATGACGTCGTGAATTGCGGCACCAATCCGGACGGCAGCGCACGCACAACCAGCATCAGGTTTTGCGCGAGGAGACCGGCGATAAGTCCGAGGGCGATAGCGCCGACGCCGTATCTTTCGCTGAAGAGCAAAACTGTTCCGACAGCGATTACGTTGAATAGCACGAGCCCGGCAGCGGGGTAGGTCACGACATCGCGGGCGTTCAGAGCGGCGCGGAGGAATGCTTCGGTGGTGGTGAGCAGGATGATCCCTGCGGTCATGCGACTGTAGAAAATGACTTGAGCGAACCGGGCTTCATCGTATCCGCCGCCCCAAAAGCGCATGAGCCATGGCGCCGCAAAGATCGTGAGAATCGTTACTAGTATAGCGACAAGGACGGTGACATTGAATGAAGACCAGACGCGGGTACGAGCTGCGCCTGTTTCGAGAGTCTGAGTAAACAGCCGCGTCAGGTACGGCACCGTGAGAAAATAGGAAGCGAATGCGAGGACGCCGGCCAGTAGCGCGGGGAGCATGACGCCGATCAGGTACACGTCATACTCGGCCGAGGTGCCGAACTGCCGGGCGATCACCATTTCACGGAGCAGCCCGAGGAGCTTGGAGACGAACACAACGCCCGCCACTCCGATCACTGCCCGCAGGATGCGCGATCTCATAACGTTTTGTGATGAATCAGTGAAATAACACCGCACCCCGAGTCCGTTTGTAGCAGGGGGTGCGTGAGTTTCCGCACGATAACGCTCGAAGTCTCAGGACGCGAGTCGCTTGACCGTGACGATCACTTCGGTCTGTTCTGCCTCGGTCATCTCCGGATATATCGGAATTGAAAACACTTCGTTACCCGCCAGTGTCGAGCGTGGGAACTGGTCCGGTTTGTACCCGAGTGAGGCAAAACATTCCTGCTGGTGAAACGGCACCGGGTAATAGATAGCGCAGCCGATCTGGGCCGCTTTCAGTCCTTTCATGATCTGATCCCGTTTCGGCGAAGCGACCGTGTACTGGTTGTAGATATGAAACGTGCTGTAGGGTTTGACCACAGGTGTCTTCAGGTTAGGTACTCCTGCAAGTTCCCGGTCGTATCGGCGGGCGTGCTCGATTCGTTTTTCCGACCACTGTCGAAGGTGCGGCAATTTCACCCGCAGGATCGCCGCCTGAATGGTGGCCAGCCGTGAATTGTATCCAATGATCCGGTGATAATACTGTGGCTTCTGGCCATGTTCGCGGAGAATGTGACACAGCTCATAGAGCTCTTCGTTGTCGGTCACGATGATGCCGCCATCGCCGCCGGCCCCGAGATTTTTTGACGGAAAAAACGAAAAACAACCAAGATCACCTATCGAACCGCATGGTTTCCCTTTGTACTCGGCGCCAATCGACTGCGCGCCGTCCTCGATAACGGCAATCTTATGCTTGCGCGCAATGGCCATGATCGGGTCCATGTCGGCCATTTGGCCAAACAGATGCACCGGCATGATCGCCTTGGTACGGGGGGAGATGGCGGTCTCAAGCAGATGTGGGTCGATGTTGTAGCTGTCCGGCTCGATATCGACGAAGACGGGAGTCGCGCCGAGCCGCGAGATGACCCCGGCGCTGGCGAAGAACGAAAAGTTGGAGGTGATCACCTCGTCGCCGGGTCCGACCCCGGCTGCGTGGAGGGAGATTAACAGCGCATCGGTACCCGAGGCCACGCCCACGGCGTATCGCACATGACACAGCGAAGCAATCTCCTTCTCAAACTGCGCTACTTCCGGGCCGAGGATGAATTTCCCGTGCGCGAGAACATCGAGCACCGCTTTGTCCATGGCGGGTTTCAGATAGGCGTATTGGCGAGTGAGGTCCAGCAGCGGAACGGCCATGATATCGAATTACTCCTTCCAGCCCTGATTCTCAAGTAGTTGTTCGGGGGGAACGTCGCGGAACTCCTTGGCAGGAACACCGGCGACGATCTTGCGTGCAGGTGTATCTTTGGTCACCAGCGCGCCGGCTGCGACCAGGGAGTCCTGATCGATCGTAAGACCCGGCAGCACCGTGGCATGGACCCCGATTCGCGCCCCGCGGCGGATGGTAACCCCTTTGAAATGTTTGAATCGTTCTTCCGTGCGACCGATGTAGTTGTCATTGGATGTCGCCACGCACGGCGCCACGAACACGCGGTCTTGGATCTCCGAGTAGGCCGTGATATACACGTTCGTCTCCAGCTTGACATAACGTCCGATCGTGCAGAAATTCTCGATTGCCACTCCGCGGCCGACGATCGTGAAATCACCAATGGATACGTTCTCTCTTACCGTTGACAGATCGGCCACCAGTACTTTCTGACCGATCCGGCAGCCGCGGTAGACCACCACGTGTGTGCCGATAATGCAATTCGGTCCGATGGTGGTTGCCGCCAGTTCGGAGTCTTTGGTGACGGCAGTGTTGGCGGCCCGCATGGGGCGCTTGCCGATCACGGCGCCGTCATCGACGCGGACATTGTCGCCAATGGTGGTGCCATCGTGGATGACCACGTGATGCCCCAGCACACAACCCTGGCCGACTGTGACGTTCTCGCCGATAACGCAGTACTCACCATGCCGCGTGCCGGCGCCGAGCCGGGCGGTGGGAGCTATGATCGAAGTAGCCATACTGTTTGCCTCGTGACGCAAGTCGAAACTATGGTTTCAGGGAACTCGCCGCCTGATTCCGGGGAACCAGCCCAAAAGCGAGTTTATAACATAAGCTGCCCGGCGATAATCATCCGGGCGCTGCTCGCGCATGCGGTCGAAATACTCGAATAGAACAGCCAGCAGAAGCGCTATCAGGAACGAACCGCCGACGCTCCCTAATACGATCAGACTGCGTTTTGGCCGGTACCTGAGTTCCGGCACGTTTGCGCGGTCAAGCACCGTTATGGTCGGCGATTGACGTTTCTCCTCGATCTTGGCTTGTTCCAGTTGTCCCAACAGGATGTTATACAACGATTCCCCCACTCGGACTCGGCTGTACAACATTTCATACTGGCCTTTGAGGCCCGGAATGGCCGATACCGGCAAGGAGAAATAGGAGCTGTCCGATCCGCCCAATTCAAGCTGCGAAAGTTGGCGCTTTACGATATCACGTTTTTGGCGGAGCTCCATCAGATTCGGGTTGTCGGTACCGAGCTTCTTGGAACTCATCTGCAGATCAAGATCGATCTGAGCAAGCGATACCTTAAGCCCGCTGGCCTGTTCGATAGCGAGCCGTGTCTGTTCATCGAAGTCAACTGTCTTGTATGTCTGCTGAAAGCGCTCCAGCGCCGTCCGCGCGGAATCCAGTTCCATCCGCACCTGGGAAAGACGCTCTTCAAGAAACGACCGGCTTTCTCTGGCGCGCGAAGAGGTGATCTCCTGGCTCAGCTTGTTGATCTCATCCACGAACGCATTGGCCATATCGGCGGCGGTCTGCGGGTCTTTATCCTCCACCGTGATACTCAGCAGCCCCTCCTCGGTGACCCGAAAACGGGCGTGATCCATCAACGCTTCATAGGTCTCGAAGTGAGTCTGGGTTTGGTACCGATGCTGCAGGTCGAATGCCGAGATAATTCTGTCCGAGATGGAGCGGCTTCGAAGCATTCGGGCGTAGACATCAGAAGGGGTCACCATGACGGGCAGATTGAGCCCGCCGGTCACCGACACCACTTCCGAAAGCCGCGACAATTGATCGACTGCCGGTCCGATGTCCTTAGGAGGCAGCAAGAGCGCCTCAGCACGGTACCACTTGGGAAGCACGAGCGCTATTCCGATCGAAACCAGCGTGACCGCCAGGACGAAACCAATCACAAAGCGCCGCCGACGCGCGAGGACTTCGAGCATGAGCCAGAGGTTGCTGGTCGTTGGCTCTATCACGGGGCGATCTCCATGGCCGAGACAGTTACCTCGTCGCCATCGCTGATGCGGGTTGTCGGTTCAATCTCATTGCTCGTTCGCGACGCACGATCGAACAGCGTAAACGTCTTCTCAATGTTTCGAGACGTCTCGCCGCCGGCGAGGCCGACGTAATAGGCTGCGCTTTTGTCAGCGGCATACGGGTAGAGCCCGGGGCGTCTGACCGACCCCGCCACCCTGACGTACCCTACTCTGGCCGGTACAAGAATGGAATCTCCGGGCATCAACGGCATGGCGCTCTGTTCCGGTGAAGACTCAAGAACTCTGATCGGATACCTCTCCCGCGGAGCATTGCCCCAGGCATCGGACTCCGCCTTCCGAAAGACCGTCACCCGCTCGGTATTGGCCCGTGCGGTCAGTCCGCCTGCACCGGCGATCAGTCGACCAAGCGTACTCTGGTCAGCAAATGGATATCGTCCCGGAGTGCTGACCTCCCCGACGATGAGGAACATTAAATCCTCTGGTCCGGATGCCCGGCGCGGTACCAAAATAACGTCGCCTGACC
Protein-coding sequences here:
- a CDS encoding glycosyltransferase; protein product: MAGRRVVIFGWAQSVHVQRWVQGLKQRGFEIKLVSLGGKPLAGIDNKNFPYGGKWRYPLHALQAARAATAFKPDLVHVHYAGGFGLWGLVTRFHPTLVSVWGADIMESAAPPIMRGLVRRVLSHAIWVTATSHFLADICSTLAPVTKNKLSVIPFGVAIPPICSPLPAGDTIGICFLKAHRAKYGPDLLIRALAISARSVPNVSLSLAGQGEMTDDLKKLAQTCGLGEHIRFTGFIPPEKVYEFITRHHFMVMPSVSESESFGVAALEAGACGRAVIASRIGGVPEVVRDGYTGLLVSPGNVTQLAEAITRLACDHGLMDRFGRTAYEHVKQQYDWEKSLDAMAGLYERLIDETKKNPTV
- a CDS encoding lipid II flippase MurJ, with the protein product MRSRILRAVIGVAGVVFVSKLLGLLREMVIARQFGTSAEYDVYLIGVMLPALLAGVLAFASYFLTVPYLTRLFTQTLETGAARTRVWSSFNVTVLVAILVTILTIFAAPWLMRFWGGGYDEARFAQVIFYSRMTAGIILLTTTEAFLRAALNARDVVTYPAAGLVLFNVIAVGTVLLFSERYGVGAIALGLIAGLLAQNLMLVVRALPSGLVPQFTTSFSGNDIRPLGAVAGLLILTELLNRSYFLIDRYFAPRFGDGIIAALNYSQVLVQLPDAIVGFSIASVLFPLFAEHSADNDEQKFSYLFHKAIIGGLLVAVPLAVLFFTNASDIIQLIFRRGQFDTRSTEMTAAVLRPYVPAIVALFAISTSIRACYAQGWVKQVLGLTLGALVLKFITTSFLSDWFGYPGISMATSVSQVTLSAALLWLVMRLARTSASLRLVSSIARLVVIGLICTVTMYFLNPAIGRIINSVAWSQALSRVVVSAACLGVIFSLLAWFSGFDGELRKFFAAGASSPDKPVSNGA
- a CDS encoding DegT/DnrJ/EryC1/StrS family aminotransferase — translated: MAVPLLDLTRQYAYLKPAMDKAVLDVLAHGKFILGPEVAQFEKEIASLCHVRYAVGVASGTDALLISLHAAGVGPGDEVITSNFSFFASAGVISRLGATPVFVDIEPDSYNIDPHLLETAISPRTKAIMPVHLFGQMADMDPIMAIARKHKIAVIEDGAQSIGAEYKGKPCGSIGDLGCFSFFPSKNLGAGGDGGIIVTDNEELYELCHILREHGQKPQYYHRIIGYNSRLATIQAAILRVKLPHLRQWSEKRIEHARRYDRELAGVPNLKTPVVKPYSTFHIYNQYTVASPKRDQIMKGLKAAQIGCAIYYPVPFHQQECFASLGYKPDQFPRSTLAGNEVFSIPIYPEMTEAEQTEVIVTVKRLAS
- a CDS encoding DapH/DapD/GlmU-related protein, yielding MATSIIAPTARLGAGTRHGEYCVIGENVTVGQGCVLGHHVVIHDGTTIGDNVRVDDGAVIGKRPMRAANTAVTKDSELAATTIGPNCIIGTHVVVYRGCRIGQKVLVADLSTVRENVSIGDFTIVGRGVAIENFCTIGRYVKLETNVYITAYSEIQDRVFVAPCVATSNDNYIGRTEERFKHFKGVTIRRGARIGVHATVLPGLTIDQDSLVAAGALVTKDTPARKIVAGVPAKEFRDVPPEQLLENQGWKE
- a CDS encoding Wzz/FepE/Etk N-terminal domain-containing protein: MIEPTTSNLWLMLEVLARRRRFVIGFVLAVTLVSIGIALVLPKWYRAEALLLPPKDIGPAVDQLSRLSEVVSVTGGLNLPVMVTPSDVYARMLRSRSISDRIISAFDLQHRYQTQTHFETYEALMDHARFRVTEEGLLSITVEDKDPQTAADMANAFVDEINKLSQEITSSRARESRSFLEERLSQVRMELDSARTALERFQQTYKTVDFDEQTRLAIEQASGLKVSLAQIDLDLQMSSKKLGTDNPNLMELRQKRDIVKRQLSQLELGGSDSSYFSLPVSAIPGLKGQYEMLYSRVRVGESLYNILLGQLEQAKIEEKRQSPTITVLDRANVPELRYRPKRSLIVLGSVGGSFLIALLLAVLFEYFDRMREQRPDDYRRAAYVINSLLGWFPGIRRRVP